A window of Campylobacter cuniculorum DSM 23162 = LMG 24588 contains these coding sequences:
- the uvrA gene encoding excinuclease ABC subunit UvrA: MQESIKIIGARENNLKNINLQLPKNQFIVFTGLSGSGKSTLAFDTLYAEGQRRYIESLSAYARQFLDKVGKPDVDKIEGLTPAIAIDQKTTSKNPRSTVGTITEIYDYLRLLYARVGTQYCHQCGKEISSMSAADIVNEILKLPKGAKIILYAPLIREKKGTYVDLLENLRNKGYIRAQIDGVLVRLDEDIELSKTKKHTIKLVIDRLELREDLLSRLASDVEKALEESFGELELEILNAKDLGIKEHYHYSEHNACFDCKISFTPLEPLSFSFNSPKGACESCDGLGIRFTLDMKKIIDENLSLENGAIKIMYGFNKSYYYKFLIAFCEQNNINIKIPYAELDAEQKRLVLYGNAKSIEFFWKRNRLKRNFEGVVKIAYDILKDEKDLDEYMSEKICKDCKGHRLKPESLAVKVANKNLGQLLDMSIEECTHFFSKESHFSHLNEQQKLIAKPILKEINERLFFLFDVGLGYLSLGRDARTISGGEAQRIRIASQIGSGLSGVMYVLDEPSIGLHERDTHKLIKTLRNLQQKGNTLIVVEHDKMTIEKADFIVDIGPKAGKFGGEVVFSGTYKELLKSQSQTALYMSGKKKISQQKNRPQKEFLELKNVNINNIKNLNVKFPLQNLVAITGVSGSGKSSLILQTLLPFAKEELNHARKVKKLGGVVIEGLEKLDKVIYLDQSPIGRTPRSNPATYTGTMDEIRNLFASTKEAKIRGYKAGRFSFNVKGGRCEKCSGDGEIKIEMHFLPDVMVVCDTCKGKRYNEATLEIQYKGKSIADVLDMSVLEACEFFSAVPKIKQKLDTLVKVGLDYLTLGQNAITLSGGEAQRIKLAKELSRSDTGKTLYILDEPTTGLHFEDVNKLISVLQHLVALKNSVFVIEHNLDVIKNADYIIDMGPEGGNKGGKIIATGSAAKLAKEHKKTNSYTGYYLDLELKS, encoded by the coding sequence ATGCAAGAAAGTATAAAAATCATTGGTGCAAGAGAAAACAATCTTAAAAATATTAATTTACAGCTTCCAAAAAATCAATTCATCGTTTTTACCGGGCTTTCAGGCTCTGGGAAATCGACCCTTGCGTTTGACACTCTTTATGCTGAAGGACAAAGACGTTATATAGAAAGTTTGAGTGCTTATGCAAGACAATTTTTAGATAAGGTTGGCAAACCGGATGTGGATAAAATAGAAGGTTTAACTCCTGCAATTGCAATTGATCAAAAAACCACTTCTAAAAATCCTCGCTCAACCGTTGGGACTATTACTGAAATTTATGATTATTTAAGGCTACTTTATGCAAGAGTTGGCACTCAATATTGCCATCAATGTGGCAAAGAAATTTCATCAATGAGTGCTGCTGATATTGTCAATGAAATTTTAAAACTCCCTAAAGGGGCAAAAATCATTCTTTATGCTCCACTCATACGCGAAAAAAAAGGCACTTATGTCGATTTGCTTGAGAATTTAAGAAATAAAGGTTATATAAGGGCACAAATTGATGGGGTTTTGGTGCGTTTGGATGAGGATATTGAGCTAAGCAAAACAAAAAAACATACGATAAAACTTGTAATCGACCGCTTAGAGCTTAGAGAAGATTTGCTTTCACGTTTGGCAAGTGATGTTGAAAAAGCTCTTGAAGAAAGTTTTGGTGAGCTTGAATTAGAAATTTTAAATGCTAAGGATTTAGGCATTAAAGAGCATTATCATTATAGTGAGCATAATGCTTGTTTTGATTGTAAAATCTCTTTTACCCCCCTTGAACCCTTGAGTTTTTCTTTTAATTCCCCTAAAGGAGCTTGTGAATCTTGCGATGGTTTAGGCATTCGCTTCACTTTGGATATGAAAAAAATCATTGATGAGAATTTAAGCCTTGAAAATGGTGCAATTAAAATTATGTATGGTTTTAACAAAAGTTATTATTATAAATTTTTAATTGCTTTTTGTGAGCAAAACAATATCAATATCAAAATTCCTTACGCAGAGCTGGACGCAGAGCAAAAAAGACTCGTGCTTTATGGAAATGCTAAAAGCATTGAATTTTTTTGGAAGAGAAATCGCTTGAAACGCAATTTTGAAGGCGTTGTAAAAATTGCTTATGATATACTTAAAGATGAAAAAGATTTAGATGAATATATGAGTGAAAAAATTTGCAAAGACTGCAAGGGACACAGACTCAAACCCGAAAGTCTTGCTGTGAAAGTTGCAAACAAAAATTTAGGTCAGCTTTTGGATATGAGTATAGAAGAATGCACACATTTTTTTTCAAAAGAAAGCCATTTTTCTCATCTTAACGAACAGCAAAAACTCATTGCAAAGCCGATTTTAAAAGAAATCAATGAAAGATTATTTTTTCTTTTTGATGTGGGACTTGGATATTTATCTTTAGGCAGAGATGCAAGGACAATCAGCGGAGGCGAGGCTCAAAGAATTCGCATTGCCTCGCAAATTGGCAGTGGATTGAGTGGAGTGATGTATGTTTTAGACGAGCCAAGCATAGGACTTCACGAAAGAGATACGCATAAACTCATCAAAACTTTAAGAAATTTACAACAAAAAGGAAATACATTAATTGTCGTTGAACACGATAAAATGACGATTGAAAAGGCGGATTTTATCGTTGATATTGGTCCAAAAGCTGGAAAATTTGGCGGGGAAGTCGTTTTTAGTGGAACCTATAAAGAACTTCTTAAAAGTCAAAGTCAAACTGCTCTTTATATGAGTGGAAAAAAGAAAATTTCTCAACAAAAAAATCGTCCTCAAAAGGAATTTTTAGAACTCAAAAATGTCAATATCAATAATATCAAAAATCTCAATGTTAAATTCCCATTGCAAAATCTCGTTGCAATCACCGGCGTTTCAGGCTCCGGAAAAAGTTCGCTCATACTTCAAACTCTTCTACCCTTTGCAAAAGAAGAGCTCAACCACGCAAGAAAGGTTAAAAAACTCGGTGGAGTCGTGATTGAAGGTTTGGAAAAACTCGATAAAGTGATTTATCTTGACCAAAGTCCTATAGGACGCACTCCTCGTTCAAATCCTGCAACTTATACAGGCACAATGGATGAAATTCGCAATCTCTTTGCAAGCACCAAAGAAGCGAAAATAAGAGGCTATAAAGCGGGACGCTTTTCTTTTAATGTCAAGGGCGGACGCTGTGAGAAGTGTAGCGGAGATGGAGAGATTAAAATAGAAATGCATTTTTTACCCGATGTAATGGTAGTTTGCGATACTTGCAAAGGCAAACGTTATAATGAAGCCACACTTGAAATTCAATATAAAGGCAAAAGTATAGCCGATGTGCTTGATATGAGCGTTTTAGAAGCGTGTGAATTTTTTTCTGCTGTGCCAAAGATTAAGCAAAAACTTGATACTCTTGTAAAAGTTGGACTTGATTATCTTACTTTGGGACAAAATGCGATAACTTTAAGCGGAGGTGAGGCTCAAAGAATCAAACTTGCTAAAGAATTAAGTCGTAGCGATACAGGAAAGACTCTTTATATTTTAGATGAGCCAACAACAGGACTTCACTTTGAAGATGTCAATAAACTCATCAGTGTTTTACAACATTTAGTCGCACTTAAAAATTCTGTTTTTGTGATAGAGCATAATCTTGATGTGATTAAAAATGCTGATTATATTATCGATATGGGACCAGAGGGAGGCAATAAAGGCGGTAAAATCATAGCCACAGGAAGTGCCGCAAAACTTGCTAAAGAGCATAAAAAAACAAATTCTTATACGGGGTATTATTTGGATTTAGAATTAAAAAGCTAA
- a CDS encoding sulfite exporter TauE/SafE family protein, which translates to MELFDLFYFIVGIIAGITSGLFGIGGGMIIVPCMLVIGISSHHAIGISVIQMIFSSIFGSYINYKKKKLNLKNGFIVGCGGILGASFSGEILKILSDITLTGIFLATSCLFFLKYAFGIKENPSEIQRSAWSKNIILFCAGAFTGIFAISLGIGGGLLIAPILAYFLGYDSKKVTSLSLFFIIFASVSGSISFLRLDVINHLIIYKGIIVGIASMIGVLIGIKIMEKLRLSSHRKFLLCAYALSIAMTFFGLLRKLEFFTF; encoded by the coding sequence ATGGAATTATTTGATTTATTTTATTTTATTGTAGGAATTATTGCAGGTATCACTTCAGGACTTTTTGGTATAGGCGGAGGGATGATTATCGTTCCTTGTATGCTTGTTATAGGCATTAGCTCACATCATGCTATAGGAATTTCAGTCATACAAATGATTTTTTCTTCAATTTTTGGTTCTTATATCAATTATAAAAAAAAGAAATTAAATCTTAAAAATGGATTCATAGTAGGTTGTGGGGGAATTTTAGGAGCAAGTTTTAGTGGAGAGATTCTAAAAATTCTTAGTGATATTACGCTTACGGGAATTTTTTTAGCAACAAGTTGTCTGTTTTTTTTAAAATATGCCTTTGGAATTAAAGAAAATCCTTCTGAAATTCAAAGAAGTGCTTGGAGTAAAAATATTATTTTATTTTGTGCCGGAGCTTTTACGGGAATTTTTGCCATTTCTTTAGGGATTGGCGGGGGACTTTTAATTGCTCCTATTTTGGCTTATTTTTTAGGTTATGATAGCAAGAAAGTTACATCTCTTTCTCTCTTTTTTATCATTTTTGCTTCGGTTTCAGGTTCGATTTCTTTTCTTCGCTTAGATGTGATTAATCACTTGATAATCTATAAAGGTATCATTGTAGGAATAGCCTCGATGATAGGCGTGTTGATTGGTATAAAGATTATGGAAAAACTGCGTTTATCCTCACACAGAAAATTTTTACTCTGTGCTTATGCTTTATCCATTGCAATGACTTTTTTTGGTTTGTTAAGAAAATTAGAATTTTTTACTTTTTAA
- a CDS encoding TSUP family transporter: MGFENLDTIFYLILFFVGLFAGFIDSIVGGGGLITLPALIACGIPTHLSLATNKLQSVFGSFTAAMTYFRSTTMPYLTWGVLFTALGAALGSYGVLFVRDDKLKLIILICLTLTFLYTAFKPHLGKEDGEVKIKNIKVFYLIFGLILGFYDGFLGPGTGSFWIFVCVLFLGFNMKKASINTKIFNFSSNIIALFIFLWQYEVLWSVGLLMGLGQILGAFLGAKFVLKTNARFIKILFLFVVALTILKVAWDYFS; this comes from the coding sequence TTGGGCTTTGAAAATTTAGATACAATTTTTTATTTGATTTTATTTTTTGTAGGACTTTTTGCAGGTTTTATTGATTCTATTGTAGGTGGAGGCGGACTGATCACTCTTCCTGCCTTGATAGCTTGTGGAATTCCCACACATCTTTCTTTAGCGACAAACAAACTTCAAAGTGTCTTTGGTTCATTTACAGCTGCAATGACCTATTTTCGCTCTACAACCATGCCCTATTTAACTTGGGGAGTGCTTTTTACAGCTTTAGGGGCTGCACTTGGAAGTTATGGGGTGCTTTTTGTAAGAGATGATAAACTCAAATTAATCATACTCATCTGTTTAACACTCACCTTTCTTTATACAGCTTTTAAACCTCATTTAGGCAAAGAAGATGGGGAGGTAAAAATCAAAAATATCAAAGTTTTTTATCTGATTTTTGGTTTAATTTTAGGCTTTTATGATGGATTTTTAGGACCGGGCACAGGTTCATTTTGGATTTTTGTCTGTGTGCTTTTTCTGGGTTTTAATATGAAAAAAGCAAGCATTAATACAAAAATTTTCAATTTCTCAAGCAATATCATCGCTCTTTTTATCTTTCTTTGGCAATACGAAGTGCTTTGGAGTGTAGGGCTTTTAATGGGTTTAGGACAAATTTTGGGAGCTTTTTTGGGAGCTAAATTTGTATTAAAAACAAATGCTCGTTTCATTAAAATTTTATTTTTATTTGTTGTTGCTCTTACGATTTTAAAAGTTGCTTGGGATTATTTTTCTTAA
- a CDS encoding TIGR02757 family protein has translation MEAKRLLSKAEFKAQFENLVRQQNNSQALFNAPDPLQIAKKYKEEWIALLCALFSYGHARNILNFLKKLDFSLLDFNEECIQKECKNLKYRFQNSKDIAQIFITLRRLKQEDSLENLFTQAYQQDKNILNAIKTFIKKARQINVYESYGYNFFFLKPFENLPQTTLKRYNMFLRWMVRQDALDIGLWRKIHTKDLLIPLDTHTHKVSLKLNLIKRKSYDFKSVLELTDRLKEFDSNDPIKYDFALYRLGQSGEKLNWALKI, from the coding sequence ATGGAGGCTAAGAGATTATTGAGTAAGGCTGAATTTAAAGCTCAATTTGAAAATTTGGTGCGTCAGCAAAATAATTCTCAAGCCCTATTCAATGCCCCCGATCCTTTACAAATCGCTAAAAAATACAAAGAAGAATGGATAGCCTTACTCTGTGCTTTATTTTCTTATGGTCATGCAAGAAATATACTCAATTTTTTAAAAAAACTTGATTTTTCTTTGCTTGATTTCAATGAAGAATGCATTCAAAAAGAATGTAAAAATCTTAAATATCGTTTTCAAAACTCAAAAGATATTGCCCAAATTTTTATTACCTTAAGAAGATTAAAACAAGAAGATTCCTTAGAAAATCTTTTCACTCAAGCCTATCAACAAGATAAAAACATACTGAATGCAATTAAAACTTTTATCAAAAAAGCAAGACAAATCAATGTTTATGAAAGCTATGGTTATAATTTTTTCTTTTTAAAACCCTTTGAAAATTTACCTCAAACCACACTGAAACGTTATAATATGTTTTTAAGATGGATGGTCAGACAAGACGCACTTGATATAGGACTTTGGAGGAAAATTCACACAAAAGACCTGCTCATTCCTTTAGACACTCATACACACAAAGTTTCGCTAAAGCTTAACTTGATAAAACGTAAGAGTTATGATTTTAAAAGTGTGTTGGAATTGACTGATAGATTAAAAGAATTTGATTCTAACGACCCTATCAAATACGATTTTGCACTTTATAGACTTGGTCAAAGCGGGGAGAAATTAAATTGGGCTTTGAAAATTTAG
- the flgK gene encoding flagellar hook-associated protein FlgK, whose amino-acid sequence MGIFSSLYTGVSGLKASELQIATTGNNISNANSTFYTRQRVVQTTGGYYNTNGVEVGMGTFVESIVRLHDEHSYYKLKNATNQLEYTQYMGDSLQEIAQRFPDLLGTGVLNNLEKYNQAWNDFASNPNEDSTKIALINSAKTLAESLNGSFSTLKQIQQKINDDIKSTVEEINRIGEEIALINKRIYGQEVLTTDHANELRDKRDELELTLSKLVDSVASKNEIQQNNRLDTKITDPGHQYNLSIEGFTLVDGVDFHPLKLDYDDKNKSYSIYHQTSDEKVHDLTAKLKGGQLGAQLDLRGRNYNKTEGKYKDGIIQGYMDSLDTFSKTLINETNNIYASSAKSSITSDYQPYLRGDIPLVNYDRTIQPGSFDIVIYDEKGDEQVRKTITIDVNTTMQDLVAQITSNTDDNKDNNPLNDVDDHINASFSYDLNTESGLFQINAKTGFKVSIEDKGTNFAGAFSIGGFFSGNNAENISVKDSLMNDPSTLRASKNGVDSGNDMANEIIQLQYDKVNFYNADGTIDNLTLEQYYRKFTGQIASDGENNEIVHTSNTTLYNSVYSEYQSKSGVNTNEELAALIQYQASYGAAAKVVTTVDQMLDTLLGLKS is encoded by the coding sequence ATGGGAATTTTTTCTTCTTTATATACAGGAGTGAGCGGTTTAAAAGCAAGTGAGCTTCAAATTGCTACTACGGGTAATAATATTTCTAATGCTAATAGCACTTTTTATACGCGTCAAAGAGTGGTGCAAACTACGGGCGGATATTATAATACAAATGGCGTTGAAGTTGGAATGGGAACATTCGTAGAAAGCATAGTGCGTTTGCATGACGAGCATTCTTATTATAAGCTTAAAAATGCTACAAATCAGCTTGAATACACTCAATATATGGGCGATTCTTTACAGGAGATTGCACAAAGATTTCCCGATCTTTTAGGAACAGGGGTTTTAAATAATTTAGAAAAATATAATCAAGCTTGGAATGATTTTGCCTCAAATCCTAATGAAGATTCTACAAAAATCGCTTTGATTAATTCTGCTAAAACTCTTGCTGAAAGCCTTAATGGGTCTTTTTCAACCTTAAAACAAATTCAACAAAAAATTAATGACGATATAAAATCAACGGTGGAAGAGATTAATAGAATCGGCGAAGAAATTGCACTTATCAATAAAAGAATTTACGGACAAGAGGTCTTAACTACCGACCACGCTAATGAGTTAAGGGATAAAAGAGATGAGTTAGAGCTCACTCTTTCTAAGCTCGTTGATAGTGTAGCAAGTAAGAATGAAATTCAGCAAAATAATCGCTTAGATACTAAAATCACAGACCCCGGACATCAATATAATCTTAGCATAGAGGGTTTTACCTTAGTCGATGGGGTGGATTTTCATCCTTTAAAGCTTGATTATGATGATAAAAACAAATCTTACAGCATTTATCATCAAACTTCTGATGAAAAAGTTCATGATCTTACAGCTAAATTAAAAGGCGGACAGCTTGGGGCACAACTTGATCTTAGAGGAAGAAATTACAATAAAACTGAAGGCAAATACAAAGATGGTATCATTCAAGGTTATATGGACTCTTTGGATACTTTTTCAAAGACTTTGATTAATGAAACAAATAATATTTATGCAAGCTCTGCAAAAAGTTCTATAACTTCGGATTATCAACCCTATTTAAGAGGGGATATACCTTTGGTAAATTATGACAGGACCATACAGCCGGGGAGCTTTGATATAGTCATTTATGATGAAAAAGGTGATGAGCAAGTAAGAAAAACCATTACCATTGATGTCAATACCACAATGCAAGATCTTGTCGCACAAATCACTTCAAATACTGATGATAATAAAGATAACAACCCTTTAAACGATGTTGATGACCATATCAATGCAAGTTTTAGCTATGATTTAAACACTGAAAGCGGATTGTTTCAAATCAATGCAAAAACAGGTTTTAAGGTTTCCATTGAAGATAAGGGGACAAATTTCGCAGGGGCTTTTAGCATAGGCGGATTTTTTAGCGGTAATAATGCAGAAAATATTTCAGTTAAAGACTCTTTAATGAATGATCCTAGCACACTAAGAGCGAGTAAAAACGGGGTTGATAGTGGTAATGATATGGCAAATGAAATCATACAACTTCAATACGACAAAGTCAATTTTTACAATGCTGATGGGACGATTGATAATCTTACTTTAGAACAATATTATAGGAAATTTACGGGACAAATTGCAAGTGATGGAGAAAACAATGAAATAGTCCATACAAGCAATACCACGCTCTATAATTCTGTTTATAGCGAATATCAATCCAAAAGTGGAGTGAATACAAACGAGGAACTAGCTGCTTTAATACAATATCAAGCCTCTTATGGAGCTGCTGCAAAAGTTGTAACAACCGTTGATCAAATGCTTGACACCTTGCTTGGCTTAAAATCGTAA
- the flgN gene encoding flagellar export chaperone FlgN: MLKEHLDEVNAILDKLIALTEEDLENIKIAKHESVAPNVEKKNKLITEFVNAKKKLDLSLVQLNNSSTKGLSEMLDEEDKNKLDILKKNLQTLYTKNKEYAKLVLIVKDFLDGLIDKMFDIHSNGTDNAYRNKKDIPESIFKINV; the protein is encoded by the coding sequence ATGCTTAAAGAACATTTAGATGAGGTGAATGCTATCTTAGATAAACTCATAGCATTGACTGAAGAAGACTTAGAAAATATCAAAATTGCTAAACACGAAAGTGTCGCACCTAATGTTGAAAAGAAAAACAAACTCATCACCGAATTTGTAAATGCTAAAAAAAAGCTTGATCTTAGCTTAGTGCAATTAAACAATAGTTCCACTAAGGGGTTAAGCGAAATGCTTGATGAAGAAGATAAAAATAAGCTTGATATTCTTAAAAAAAATCTACAGACTCTTTACACTAAAAATAAAGAATACGCTAAACTCGTGCTTATTGTCAAGGATTTTCTCGATGGCTTAATCGATAAAATGTTTGACATTCATAGCAATGGAACAGATAATGCTTATAGAAATAAAAAGGATATTCCAGAGTCAATTTTTAAGATTAATGTATAA
- a CDS encoding flagellar biosynthesis anti-sigma factor FlgM, with translation MINSIQQSYVANAALNTNKTDKETKINETQKMENDKVSKIAQEVKDGTYKIDLKATASAMADSLI, from the coding sequence ATGATAAATTCTATACAACAAAGTTATGTTGCAAATGCAGCATTAAATACAAATAAAACTGATAAAGAAACTAAAATAAACGAAACTCAAAAAATGGAGAATGATAAAGTTTCAAAGATTGCACAAGAAGTTAAAGATGGCACTTATAAGATTGATCTTAAAGCCACAGCTTCTGCAATGGCAGATTCTCTAATCTAA
- a CDS encoding flagellar basal body P-ring protein FlgI, which translates to MRILLTILLMNLSLLAIQIKEVVNTVGVRDNQLIGYGLVVGLNGSGDGTSSKFTLQSISNLLQGMNIKVDPDDIKSKNTAAVMVTATIPAFAKSGDKLDVTVASLGDAKSLQGGTLLLTALRGIDGEIYAIAQGSLSTGGLAARPGGAGTHTTAATIMGGANVEREISQNFSENNDLTLSLKTADFKTAHDIERVLNTIFDESVARAVDSRTIKLNKPEELSNVEFMARVLEQDIAYTPQNKVIIDERTGTVIAGVDVEVEPVLITHKDITIKIEPNNDNPAAQNEIDMKDGGMIDPTSNTLRISNSKTTVANVARMLNRLGASPNDIITIMENLKRAGAINADLEVI; encoded by the coding sequence ATGAGAATTTTATTGACGATTTTATTAATGAATTTAAGCCTTTTAGCAATTCAAATCAAAGAAGTGGTCAATACAGTTGGCGTTAGGGACAATCAGCTCATAGGCTATGGTTTGGTTGTGGGACTTAATGGAAGTGGAGATGGGACAAGCTCTAAATTCACACTTCAATCCATTTCCAACCTTTTACAAGGAATGAACATTAAAGTCGATCCTGATGATATTAAGTCCAAAAACACTGCTGCTGTTATGGTTACAGCTACCATTCCAGCTTTTGCTAAAAGCGGGGATAAACTTGATGTTACGGTCGCTTCTTTAGGAGATGCGAAGTCCTTGCAAGGAGGAACTCTTTTGCTTACAGCTCTAAGAGGAATTGATGGTGAGATTTATGCCATAGCACAAGGCTCACTTTCAACCGGCGGTTTAGCGGCAAGACCCGGTGGAGCAGGGACACACACTACTGCAGCAACAATTATGGGCGGGGCTAATGTAGAAAGAGAAATTTCACAGAATTTTAGCGAAAATAATGATTTAACCTTGAGTTTAAAAACAGCAGATTTTAAGACCGCTCACGATATAGAAAGGGTTTTAAATACTATTTTTGACGAAAGTGTTGCAAGAGCTGTTGATTCAAGAACGATTAAACTCAATAAACCTGAAGAGCTTTCAAATGTTGAATTTATGGCAAGAGTATTAGAGCAAGACATTGCTTACACTCCGCAAAATAAAGTCATTATCGATGAAAGAACCGGAACCGTGATTGCAGGGGTGGATGTTGAAGTTGAGCCTGTGCTCATTACACATAAAGATATTACTATAAAAATTGAACCAAATAATGATAATCCAGCAGCACAAAATGAAATTGATATGAAAGATGGGGGTATGATAGACCCAACTTCAAACACTCTTCGCATTTCAAATTCAAAAACAACGGTGGCTAATGTTGCAAGAATGCTCAATCGCCTTGGTGCATCACCTAATGACATCATTACTATAATGGAAAATTTAAAACGTGCTGGGGCGATTAATGCCGATTTAGAGGTGATATGA
- a CDS encoding capsular biosynthesis protein: MKKLVIDLDGTLTIDDKNVPYEKKKVNQEVLEKLKIYKKMGFKITIFTSRNMKTYRGDIEKIKALTLPKIKTWLAENHIVYDELIVGKPWCGDEGFYIDDKAIRPLEFSTLDFKEITQLLNTKKQQKAVLITSAKYLSDEFTLEFGQIVPSFLPLGNKRLYEYQAKLFKDCRIFLSLPKDFKINTFDLKKFKNLGIKPLFVPNDLNLGESIVYCINLLCEDELYIIHGDCFFKDLELIPNSLVLARVKENYNWAYMDKDFKIKNSEELDENLILAGAFHIQNTRVLTRTIVRNGYSFFKGLKSYSKILPFTILKNDSWLDFGLLTNYFHSKKVIQTQRSFNTLTHNKWGGGMVQKTSSWLKKIEAEISWFESLPKELCIFIPQFLRGQGCYFTEYIYNNTLAELFVFGKLPNYVWVRIFYSLKDFLDKLHSFKNENLVLNFDYKAKILQRLEEFSKQNNIDLNQKWQLGDKTLPSILELVKKLDKYIKSPKCYTLIHGDFCFSNIMYDFRANSIKTFDPRGMDFDEKISNFGDANYDLAKLVHSVFGYYDFIIAGFYNLKIKANTIQFSFFHHNELKNIQKSFLEIFKPDKEIFALNIHLFLSMLPLHKDCKERQMAFLANALRLFDEFFEEEL; the protein is encoded by the coding sequence TTGAAAAAATTAGTCATAGACCTTGATGGAACACTTACAATTGATGATAAAAATGTGCCTTATGAAAAGAAAAAAGTCAATCAAGAAGTTTTGGAAAAACTTAAAATTTACAAAAAAATGGGTTTTAAGATTACCATTTTTACAAGCAGAAATATGAAGACTTATAGAGGTGATATAGAAAAAATTAAGGCTTTAACTCTCCCTAAAATCAAAACTTGGCTCGCAGAAAACCATATCGTTTATGATGAGCTTATCGTTGGAAAACCTTGGTGTGGTGATGAAGGCTTTTATATTGATGATAAAGCAATTCGCCCTCTTGAATTTAGCACACTTGATTTTAAAGAAATTACTCAATTGCTTAATACAAAAAAGCAACAAAAAGCTGTTTTAATCACTTCGGCTAAATACTTAAGTGATGAATTTACCCTTGAGTTTGGTCAAATTGTGCCTTCATTTTTACCCTTAGGCAATAAAAGATTGTATGAGTATCAAGCAAAATTATTTAAAGATTGTAGAATTTTCTTATCCTTACCTAAAGATTTTAAAATCAATACTTTTGATTTAAAAAAATTTAAAAATTTAGGTATAAAACCGCTTTTTGTTCCAAATGATTTAAATCTTGGTGAATCCATTGTATATTGCATAAATTTGCTTTGTGAAGACGAACTTTATATTATCCATGGAGATTGTTTTTTTAAAGATTTAGAATTAATTCCTAATTCTTTAGTGCTGGCAAGAGTAAAGGAAAATTATAATTGGGCTTATATGGATAAGGATTTTAAGATAAAAAATTCTGAAGAGCTCGATGAAAATTTAATCTTAGCAGGAGCTTTTCACATACAAAACACACGCGTTTTAACAAGGACTATTGTTCGAAATGGTTATTCTTTTTTTAAGGGTTTAAAATCTTATTCTAAGATTTTACCTTTTACAATTTTGAAAAATGATTCTTGGCTTGATTTTGGATTATTAACAAATTATTTCCATTCTAAAAAAGTTATTCAAACTCAAAGGTCTTTTAACACTCTTACCCATAATAAATGGGGGGGGGGAATGGTCCAAAAGACTTCCTCGTGGCTTAAAAAGATTGAAGCAGAAATTTCTTGGTTTGAATCTTTACCCAAAGAGCTTTGCATTTTCATACCTCAATTTTTACGAGGACAGGGTTGCTATTTTACTGAATATATCTACAATAATACTCTAGCCGAACTTTTTGTTTTTGGTAAGCTTCCAAATTATGTTTGGGTAAGAATTTTTTATTCTTTAAAAGATTTTTTGGATAAGCTTCATTCTTTTAAAAATGAGAATCTTGTTTTAAATTTTGATTATAAGGCAAAAATTTTACAAAGACTTGAAGAATTCTCTAAACAAAATAACATTGATTTGAATCAAAAATGGCAATTAGGAGATAAAACATTGCCTTCAATTTTAGAACTTGTTAAAAAACTTGATAAATATATAAAAAGTCCAAAATGCTACACTCTAATCCACGGAGATTTTTGTTTTTCAAACATTATGTATGATTTTAGGGCAAATAGTATTAAAACTTTTGACCCTAGAGGTATGGATTTTGATGAAAAAATTTCAAATTTTGGCGATGCAAATTATGACTTAGCAAAATTAGTTCATAGTGTGTTTGGTTACTATGATTTTATCATTGCTGGATTTTATAATCTAAAAATCAAAGCAAATACAATTCAATTCTCATTTTTTCACCATAATGAACTTAAAAATATACAAAAGAGTTTCTTAGAAATTTTTAAACCGGATAAAGAAATTTTCGCTTTAAATATACATTTATTTTTATCAATGCTCCCTTTGCATAAGGATTGCAAAGAAAGACAAATGGCATTTTTAGCTAATGCCTTAAGGCTCTTTGATGAATTTTTTGAGGAGGAGTTGTGA